From a single Brassica rapa cultivar Chiifu-401-42 chromosome A01, CAAS_Brap_v3.01, whole genome shotgun sequence genomic region:
- the LOC103828205 gene encoding WUSCHEL-related homeobox 11 isoform X2, with amino-acid sequence MDQEQTQHSPTGHSHSPSSPASGSTSTETVRSRWSPKPEQILILESIFNSGMVNPPKEETVRIRKMLEKFGAVGDANVFYWFQNRRSRSRRRQRQLQAAAAAVTTNTCDQTMMVNTSLPQYSGADLGFGGCSTSSNYLYASSSTSSYGGGYDNHSNNGMENLLAMSGQLGYHEASQHHYQHHSSNLSPMMCPSDQSSSYDHYQQGLTVFINGVPTEVTSGGIDMKAMFGEDLVLVHSSGVPLPTDEFGFLMHSLQHGEAYFLVPRQT; translated from the exons ATGGACCAAGAACAAACACAACATAGCCCAACCGGCCATAGTCACTCACCTTCTTCCCCAGCTTCGGGTTCCACCTCGACCGAAACGGTTCGGTCACGATGGTCACCTAAACCGGAACAAATACTCATACTTGAGTCGATCTTCAACAGTGGTATGGTTAACCCTCCCAAAGAAGAGACGGTAAGGATACGAAAGATGCTCGAGAAGTTTGGGGCGGTGGGAGATGCAAATGTCTTCTATTGGTTTCAAAACCGGCGGTCAAGATCTCGAAGGAGGCAGCGGCAGCTCCAGGCCGCAGCTGCGGCCGTAACCACCAATACTTGTGACCAGACCATGATGGTAAACACCAGCTTACCACAATATAGTGGGGCTGATTTGGGGTTTGGAGGTTGTAGCACTTCCTCTAATTACTTATATG CTAGCTCTTCAACTTCTTCTTATGGTGGTGGATATGATAATCATAGCAATAATGGCATGGAAAATCTCTTAGCAATGTCTGGTCAATTGGGTTACCATGAAGCTAGTCAGCATCATTATCAACATCATAGCTCAAATCTCTCACCAATGATGTGCCCATCTGATCAAAGCTCCAGTTATGATCACTACCAACAAG gGTTAACGGTCTTTATAAACGGAGTTCCGACAGAAGTGACGAGTGGAGGTATAGACATGAAAGCAATGTTTGGAGAAGATTTGGTTTTGGTGCATTCCTCAGGTGTTCCTCTTCCTACTGATGAGTTTGGTTTTTTGATGCATAGCTTACAACATGGTGAAGCTTATTTCCTG
- the LOC103828205 gene encoding WUSCHEL-related homeobox 11 isoform X1, translating to MDQEQTQHSPTGHSHSPSSPASGSTSTETVRSRWSPKPEQILILESIFNSGMVNPPKEETVRIRKMLEKFGAVGDANVFYWFQNRRSRSRRRQRQLQAAAAAVTTNTCDQTMMVNTSLPQYSGADLGFGGCSTSSNYLYGGSSSQTPSFFLGLSSSPPCSSSSSTSSSASSSTSSYGGGYDNHSNNGMENLLAMSGQLGYHEASQHHYQHHSSNLSPMMCPSDQSSSYDHYQQGLTVFINGVPTEVTSGGIDMKAMFGEDLVLVHSSGVPLPTDEFGFLMHSLQHGEAYFLVPRQT from the exons ATGGACCAAGAACAAACACAACATAGCCCAACCGGCCATAGTCACTCACCTTCTTCCCCAGCTTCGGGTTCCACCTCGACCGAAACGGTTCGGTCACGATGGTCACCTAAACCGGAACAAATACTCATACTTGAGTCGATCTTCAACAGTGGTATGGTTAACCCTCCCAAAGAAGAGACGGTAAGGATACGAAAGATGCTCGAGAAGTTTGGGGCGGTGGGAGATGCAAATGTCTTCTATTGGTTTCAAAACCGGCGGTCAAGATCTCGAAGGAGGCAGCGGCAGCTCCAGGCCGCAGCTGCGGCCGTAACCACCAATACTTGTGACCAGACCATGATGGTAAACACCAGCTTACCACAATATAGTGGGGCTGATTTGGGGTTTGGAGGTTGTAGCACTTCCTCTAATTACTTATATGGTGGGTCATCATCTCAAACTCCTTCATTTTTTCTtggtctttcttcttctcctccttgcTCAAGCTCctcttcaacttcttcttcaGCTAGCTCTTCAACTTCTTCTTATGGTGGTGGATATGATAATCATAGCAATAATGGCATGGAAAATCTCTTAGCAATGTCTGGTCAATTGGGTTACCATGAAGCTAGTCAGCATCATTATCAACATCATAGCTCAAATCTCTCACCAATGATGTGCCCATCTGATCAAAGCTCCAGTTATGATCACTACCAACAAG gGTTAACGGTCTTTATAAACGGAGTTCCGACAGAAGTGACGAGTGGAGGTATAGACATGAAAGCAATGTTTGGAGAAGATTTGGTTTTGGTGCATTCCTCAGGTGTTCCTCTTCCTACTGATGAGTTTGGTTTTTTGATGCATAGCTTACAACATGGTGAAGCTTATTTCCTG